From Niallia sp. Man26:
TAGTGACATCCAATGCTGTAGTAGGCTCATCCGCTATAAGCAAATCAGGCTCACAAGATATCGCCATTGCAATCATAGCCCGCTGCAACATACCGCCTGAGAACTCATTTGGATACTGCTTCATTCGATACTCTGGCTCTGATATTCCCACTTTTTTCAGCAGTTCTATTCCTTTTTCCCAAGCTGCCTTCTGTGAAGTTTTTTGATGCTTTCTGATCATTTCCGTTATCTGATGGCCAATTGTGAAAACTGGATCAAAAGCAGACAAAGGTTCTTGAAAAATCATCGCGATTTTTTTCCCTCTAATAGACGTGAGCATCTTTTCATCACTGGTAGTAAGGTTGGTACCTTGAAAGGTTATATCTCCTTGTGAGATGATGCCATTCTCATACTCAATCAATCTCATAATGGCCTTTGATGTTATTGTTTTTCCGCTTCCTGATTCACCGACTAAACAGACAGACTCACCAGCCTTAATAGACAGGTTCAATTCAGACACAGCAGTAAGAAGCCCTGTTTTTGTTTTAAATTCTATATTTATCTTATTTATATCGAGCATCAGGCGTTTTCTCCTTTCTGCTGTTTCTTTGGATCAAGGAAATCACGGAGACTGTCACCAATAATATTTGCTGACAATACAAAAGAAGTGATTGCAATACCAGGAAATGTAGCAATCCACCAAGCGGCTGCTAAGTAGCCTCTGCCTTGTGACAGCAGTGTTCCCCAGTCGGGAACCTCTTGGACGATTCCTAATCCTAAAAAGCTTAGCCCTGCTCCCAAAAGAATGGAGGACCCTAGCCCATTAGTCGCCATAACTAACAGCGGGGAGTAAGCATTAGGCAAAATGTGGCGAAAAAAAATGACAAGATCGCTTACCCCGATTGATTTTGAAGCAATGACAAAATTCCTCCTTTTTAATGTGAGAATTTGTCCCCGCATCAATCTTGCATAGCCAGGCACTGCCGAGATCGATATGGCGAGAATAATATTCATCAAACTCGGTCCCAATGCTGCGGCAAAGGCAAGAGACAGCAGCATTCCTGGAATTGTCATTAAAATATCAATAATTCTCATGAAAATAAGGTCGATCATCCCTCCAGCATATCCAGCTACAGACCCGATGAGCATTCCGATAGTAGCTGCCACAATAACGGACAAAATACCGATAATGAGAGATGTCCTGCTTCCAAAGACAATCAAGCTGAAAACATCCCGGCCAAAGTAGTCTGTACCGAGAATATGAGTGGCCGAAGGTGCTTGCATAATTGCATCTGTAAACATTTTTGTGGGGGCATAAGGTGCTACCCACTGTGGAAATACTGCACAAACCAATAAGAAAAAAATAATACTTCCGGCCACATAGATAAAAACATGCTCGGGGTGGAAAATTCGTTTTTTCTTTTTAACTACAGTCGTTTTTTTGATTTGCCCAGCTAATACCGTTTCTTTCAAGTGAGTCACACCTCCTAAAATGATTTTCGGACACGAGGATCAATAACTGAATATAAGATGTCCACAATAAAATTTATTAATATATAAACAATCGCAGAAAAAAACACTACCCCTTGGACAACTGGCAAATCCTTTGCCGTAATGGCATCTGCCACAAGCCTTCCGATGCCTTGACGGGAAAATACCGTTTCAATCACTACCGCCCCGCCCAGCATATCACCGATCATCATTCCTATAATTGTAATCGATGGAATTAGAGCATTCCTTAAAGCGTGTTTATACATAACCACCTTTTCTGATAACCCCTTCGACCTTAATGTCAGGATGTATTGCTCAGTCATCACCTCAAGCATACTGTTCCTTACCATACGGACGATTGCACCAGAACCTACAAGTCCAAGTGCGATAGAAGGAAGTACTAATGTAATCCAACCGTCAGATCCTATGGAAGGAAACCAGCCTAAGGTCACGGAGAATATGAGAATTAGTAAGATGCCTGACCAGAAGGTTGGCATAGAAATGCCAAAAAGTCCGATTAACCTTGCAACATAATCAATCACGGTGTTATGGTGGATTGCTGAAAAAACACCTAAAGTAATGCCGAACACGATAGATAGAATCGCACTAACAACAGTTAAAGCAATGGTAGCGGGAAACTGTGTAATAATTTTGGATAACACGGGTGAATGATTAACAATGGAGTTCCCGAAATCTCCTCGCAAAAT
This genomic window contains:
- a CDS encoding ABC transporter permease: MKKTTVVKKKKRIFHPEHVFIYVAGSIIFFLLVCAVFPQWVAPYAPTKMFTDAIMQAPSATHILGTDYFGRDVFSLIVFGSRTSLIIGILSVIVAATIGMLIGSVAGYAGGMIDLIFMRIIDILMTIPGMLLSLAFAAALGPSLMNIILAISISAVPGYARLMRGQILTLKRRNFVIASKSIGVSDLVIFFRHILPNAYSPLLVMATNGLGSSILLGAGLSFLGLGIVQEVPDWGTLLSQGRGYLAAAWWIATFPGIAITSFVLSANIIGDSLRDFLDPKKQQKGENA
- a CDS encoding ABC transporter permease, translated to MGKFIVNRMIAAVFVLLGSLFLVFIINYSLPGDAVDQMLEGTGATPEMAANLRKELGLDLPFHTQFFEYLNNILRGDFGNSIVNHSPVLSKIITQFPATIALTVVSAILSIVFGITLGVFSAIHHNTVIDYVARLIGLFGISMPTFWSGILLILIFSVTLGWFPSIGSDGWITLVLPSIALGLVGSGAIVRMVRNSMLEVMTEQYILTLRSKGLSEKVVMYKHALRNALIPSITIIGMMIGDMLGGAVVIETVFSRQGIGRLVADAITAKDLPVVQGVVFFSAIVYILINFIVDILYSVIDPRVRKSF